The Nasonia vitripennis strain AsymCx chromosome 1 unlocalized genomic scaffold, Nvit_psr_1.1 chr1_random0016, whole genome shotgun sequence genome has a segment encoding these proteins:
- the LOC116416069 gene encoding uncharacterized protein LOC116416069 has translation MKDSDVHGLLLVDEMKLSKTVAFNRQNLKVEGFTDLGKYTPEHQKSVKGDHALVVMFQPFKGKWVQTLGCFLSKGSANGTVLHQIMTEAIILAERAGLRVDGIANDGASWNRNISKLTIVVFSDFPHLIKCLRNAFSKHERYDRIWTPDGFVSLNHWYALLDIQDPSAYSMSINYKLTEQHIKPQFYKKLNVALAFQFFGVAEAMTILRDEHPNLRDCDGTIKFCSRVKSLITALNCRTPANELKPGNAMWKSIESFLQFLEEWEAEAKDKKNNFEFITEQTCYGLKVSLKGALEIFNYLVSECNLDI, from the exons ATGAAAGATAGTGATGTTCACG gTTTACTTCTTGTCGATGAAATGAAGCTGTCAAAAACAGTTGCATTTAATCGTCAAAACCTGAAAGTTGAAGGTTTTACGGATCTTGGGAAATATACACCGGAGCATCAAAAATCTGTTAAAGGGGATCATGCTCTGGTTGTGATGTTTCAACCTTTCAAGGGTAAATGGGTGCAAACCTTAGGATGTTTCCTGAGTAAAGGGAGCGCAAATGGCACAGTGCTACATCAAATAATGACGGAGGCAATCATTCTTGCTGAAAGGGCTGGATTGAGAGTAGACGGCATCGCAAACGACGGCGCATCGTGGAACAGGAATAT ATCCAAATTGACGATTGTGGTTTTTTCGGATTTCCCgcatttaattaaatgtttacGAAACGCTTTTTCGAAACATGAAAGATATGATCGCATTTGG ACACCAGATGGATTCGTGTCACTGAATCATTGGTATGCTCTACTCGATATTCAAGATCCATCAGCATATAGCATGTCAATTAATTATAAGTTAACCGAACAACACATCAAACCacagttttataaaaaattaaacgttGCTTTAGCTTTTCAG ttttttggTGTTGCTGAGGCAATGACTATCTTGAGAGATGAACATCCGAATTTACGTGATTGCGACGGAACTATAAAGTTCTGCAGTAGAGTAAAATCTTTGATTACAGCGTTGAATTGTAGAACACCAGCAAATGAATTAAAGCCCGGAAACGCCATGTGGAAG aGCATAGAAAGTTTCCTGCAATTTTTAGAAGAATGGGAAGCAGAAGccaaagataaaaaaaataattttgaattcatCACTGAACAAACGTGCTACGGCTTAAAAGTTTCGTTAAAAGGTGCTCTCGAAATTTTCAACTATCTCGTTAGCGAATGTAATTTAGATATTTGA